Proteins from one Corynebacterium epidermidicanis genomic window:
- the cspE gene encoding transcription antiterminator/RNA stability regulator CspE gives MAQGTVKWFNAEKGFGFIAPADGSADVFVHYSEIQGNGFRTLEENQQVEFEIGEGAKGPQAQNVTAI, from the coding sequence ATGGCACAAGGCACCGTTAAGTGGTTCAACGCTGAAAAGGGCTTCGGCTTCATCGCTCCTGCAGATGGCTCTGCAGACGTGTTCGTTCACTACTCTGAGATCCAGGGCAACGGCTTCCGTACCCTTGAAGAGAACCAGCAGGTTGAGTTCGAGATCGGCGAAGGCGCAAAGGGCCCACAGGCTCAGAACGTCACCGCTATCTAA
- a CDS encoding DUF5692 family protein, with the protein MVLGALIGLNEIVRRWRGAGWAFFIALPIILTIFVWPTTAGPGSSTGTWFHWVKVYSALAGCLGFMALRYHPKLAAKRWALCFPPFILGLNILEACIRDFQVGAMNADGLVDDVHMVSGSWNYMNGIAGLLNLITICGWTGIIISRDSSKDMIWPDMLWFWIIAYVYNCVGDHSFYAGAALLISCTIPAFFIKKGAWLQHRANTLAFWTMFTMAVPSFVTDSKFAVSASHSPTALFLVSAVALAANIAVFGYQIHRIRAQKLHPLQDEIYTDHGSYQEVLSANINIPHTASNVTDQHPLAMS; encoded by the coding sequence GTGGTCCTCGGAGCCCTCATCGGGTTAAACGAAATCGTACGACGTTGGCGTGGCGCCGGTTGGGCATTCTTCATCGCGCTGCCGATCATCCTCACGATCTTCGTGTGGCCCACCACTGCTGGGCCTGGGTCTTCTACCGGCACCTGGTTTCACTGGGTGAAGGTCTATTCCGCTTTGGCCGGCTGCCTTGGTTTTATGGCCCTGCGTTATCACCCCAAACTTGCAGCCAAACGTTGGGCGTTGTGCTTCCCACCCTTCATCCTCGGCCTTAACATTTTGGAAGCTTGCATCCGCGACTTCCAAGTCGGCGCCATGAACGCTGATGGTTTGGTCGATGACGTTCACATGGTTTCCGGCTCCTGGAACTACATGAACGGCATCGCTGGCTTGCTGAACCTCATCACGATTTGTGGCTGGACGGGCATAATCATTTCCCGCGACTCGTCGAAGGATATGATTTGGCCGGACATGCTGTGGTTCTGGATCATCGCCTACGTCTACAACTGCGTTGGTGACCACTCGTTCTACGCGGGCGCTGCACTGCTTATTTCCTGCACAATCCCAGCCTTCTTTATCAAGAAGGGTGCTTGGCTACAGCACCGTGCTAATACCCTGGCTTTCTGGACGATGTTCACTATGGCAGTGCCAAGCTTTGTTACCGATTCTAAGTTCGCGGTTTCCGCTTCCCACAGTCCAACCGCACTATTCCTTGTCTCCGCCGTCGCTCTCGCTGCAAACATCGCCGTATTTGGCTACCAGATTCATCGGATCCGTGCGCAAAAGCTCCATCCCCTTCAAGATGAAATCTACACCGACCACGGCAGCTATCAGGAGGTGCTTAGTGCGAACATCAACATCCCTCACACCGCTTCGAACGTCACCGATCAGCACCCATTAGCGATGAGCTGA
- a CDS encoding adenylate/guanylate cyclase domain-containing protein yields the protein MTRFGEIVIWLMKTSWPLYAAVIAVSNVLGAVATMLFFHFLIPMDEKSLLSGTAGKFPLIGIAYLIIAVVLSSIVTFWLFRPVLVWQHEPETHDPNMVRNLVMRIPIYQSLLCIVVWIFGVFIATAQAASVSGRLGLVVCLVSILGGSMSVLLTYLAAERLVRPVAAAALAQRFEDSTLEPPVTQRLRATWAVTSAVPLLGICLLVIGQRSGYFTADANELLPAILALGAVSLLTGFVAQTLVIMSVVDPIHELQEAINSVRRGETDVTVDIYDGSEIGVLQAGFNEMMRGLKERQRVRDLFGRYVGTEVARRALEERPTLGGEDRSVAVLFVDVIGSTTFAVNHTPEEVVAALNEFFEHVVEVVHRNKGVINKFQGDAALAIFGAPLPLSDAAGHALTAARELRNELKDLELACGIGVAAGHVVAGHIGGHDRFEYTVIGDAVNTAARLTELAKDTPGRILSNAATLRAANEAEQARWTVMKSVELRGRNEMTQLARPIRPTLADRS from the coding sequence ATGACGCGTTTTGGGGAGATTGTAATTTGGCTCATGAAGACCTCATGGCCGCTTTACGCTGCCGTCATCGCGGTGTCGAATGTGCTTGGCGCCGTGGCGACGATGCTGTTCTTCCATTTCCTCATCCCCATGGACGAAAAGTCGCTGCTCAGTGGCACGGCTGGGAAGTTTCCCCTCATCGGAATTGCCTACCTAATTATCGCGGTAGTACTGAGCTCGATAGTGACATTCTGGCTGTTCCGCCCCGTCCTCGTCTGGCAGCATGAGCCGGAAACGCACGACCCAAATATGGTTCGCAACCTGGTCATGCGGATTCCGATTTACCAGTCGTTGCTGTGCATCGTGGTGTGGATCTTCGGTGTGTTTATCGCGACGGCGCAAGCTGCCTCCGTGAGCGGTCGCCTTGGCTTGGTGGTGTGCCTGGTCAGTATTCTCGGCGGTTCGATGTCGGTCCTGCTGACCTATCTCGCAGCCGAACGACTAGTCCGCCCGGTGGCGGCAGCTGCCCTAGCGCAGCGCTTCGAAGATTCCACCCTCGAACCCCCGGTGACCCAGCGACTTCGCGCCACCTGGGCGGTCACGTCCGCCGTCCCGCTGCTGGGCATCTGTTTGTTGGTAATCGGGCAGCGTTCGGGCTATTTCACCGCCGACGCCAATGAGCTCCTACCAGCGATCTTGGCGCTGGGTGCGGTTTCGCTGCTGACCGGATTCGTCGCGCAAACACTTGTCATTATGAGCGTGGTCGACCCGATCCACGAGCTTCAAGAAGCCATCAATTCCGTGCGGCGCGGAGAAACCGACGTCACCGTCGATATTTACGACGGTTCCGAAATCGGCGTGCTCCAGGCCGGATTCAATGAAATGATGCGCGGCCTAAAGGAACGACAGCGAGTCCGTGACCTGTTCGGCCGTTACGTCGGTACCGAAGTCGCCCGCCGTGCGCTGGAGGAACGTCCTACCCTGGGCGGTGAGGATCGCAGCGTAGCAGTGCTATTTGTCGACGTCATCGGCTCCACCACCTTCGCTGTCAACCACACGCCAGAAGAGGTCGTGGCAGCTCTCAACGAGTTCTTTGAGCATGTCGTCGAGGTCGTTCACCGCAACAAGGGCGTGATCAACAAGTTCCAAGGCGATGCCGCTCTGGCCATCTTCGGGGCACCGCTGCCGCTTTCCGACGCCGCCGGGCACGCCCTCACCGCGGCCCGAGAACTGCGCAATGAGCTGAAAGACCTGGAACTCGCCTGCGGCATTGGTGTCGCCGCCGGCCATGTCGTCGCCGGCCACATCGGTGGCCACGACCGCTTCGAATACACCGTCATCGGCGACGCCGTTAATACCGCAGCGCGCCTCACCGAACTAGCGAAAGACACCCCCGGTCGTATCCTTTCCAACGCGGCGACCCTGCGGGCGGCCAACGAAGCAGAACAAGCCCGCTGGACGGTAATGAAATCTGTCGAACTTCGTGGCCGTAACGAAATGACCCAGCTCGCCCGCCCAATCCGGCCGACGCTGGCGGATCGGTCCTAG
- a CDS encoding IS30 family transposase, with the protein MSPRYLCIEERELIFDLHRQGFGVRAIARRLGRAPSTISKELRRNQDDFGLYLPTHAQRTSTLRRFRPKKRKIDLVPGLWETIFAMLRDKLSPEQIAGRLRKDYPDDDTMHVCAETIYQALFFQAKGELKKEIAACLRQGRTVRKPRGQRIPRRRFVDPMVMISDRPADVEDRAVPGHWEGDLILGKGNTSAIGTLVERSTRYVMLLHLPDGHDAVAVRNALVTAINGLPEHLKGSLTWDQGSEMAGHKSFTIATDCPVYFCDPASPWQRGSNENTNGLLRQYFPKGTDLSVHTAEDLEFVAMQLNRRPRKTLNFDTPAERMAQLLDKET; encoded by the coding sequence ATTTCACCGCGTTATCTCTGTATTGAAGAACGTGAGCTTATTTTCGACTTGCATCGGCAAGGCTTCGGTGTGCGTGCCATCGCCCGGCGGTTAGGGCGCGCACCGTCAACGATCAGCAAAGAGCTACGCCGTAACCAGGATGATTTCGGCCTGTATTTACCCACCCATGCACAGCGCACATCAACGCTTCGCAGATTCCGGCCGAAAAAACGCAAGATCGACCTCGTCCCAGGTTTATGGGAGACCATCTTTGCCATGCTGCGTGACAAGCTCTCTCCGGAACAGATCGCAGGGAGGTTGCGCAAAGACTATCCAGACGATGACACTATGCACGTGTGTGCTGAAACTATCTACCAAGCATTGTTCTTCCAGGCTAAAGGCGAGTTAAAGAAAGAAATCGCAGCATGCCTGCGACAAGGGCGCACAGTGCGTAAACCTCGCGGGCAGCGTATCCCTCGGCGGCGATTTGTTGACCCTATGGTCATGATTTCCGATCGGCCAGCCGACGTAGAAGATCGAGCTGTCCCAGGGCATTGGGAAGGTGACCTCATCTTAGGTAAAGGAAACACATCAGCTATCGGCACCCTCGTGGAAAGATCCACCAGGTATGTCATGCTATTGCACCTACCCGATGGACATGACGCCGTAGCAGTAAGAAACGCACTGGTTACAGCGATCAATGGGCTACCTGAGCATCTCAAAGGCTCGTTAACCTGGGATCAAGGAAGTGAAATGGCAGGACATAAATCGTTTACCATCGCCACAGATTGCCCAGTGTATTTCTGTGACCCAGCCTCACCCTGGCAACGCGGCAGCAACGAAAACACCAACGGGCTCCTACGCCAGTACTTCCCTAAAGGCACAGACTTAAGCGTCCACACCGCCGAAGACCTGGAATTCGTTGCCATGCAGCTCAACAGACGACCACGAAAAACACTCAACTTCGATACCCCCGCAGAACGCATGGCACAATTGCTAGACAAAGAAACCTAG
- a CDS encoding DEAD/DEAH box helicase, with protein sequence MPEKHQYPTIGTEIADLLQRRYPESHCTHLETMAPTPAQFAPWPAWVPADLVAYLQDSGVQQLYVHQERVAKLARQGTHVVVATGTSSGKSLGYLLPPLAELAADPQACALYLTPTKALGSDQLRNILELTRQVPSLNGIAAAPYDGDTPTEARAGIRDNARFIFSNPDMIHASMLANHSRWGRFFRHLKFVIIDECHAYRGMFGAHVALVIRRLRRLAAHYGSDPTFILASATATAPGAHASNLIGSEVAEVTEDGAPTGARTVMLWEPGFIEGLSGENGAPVRRSATSEAAGIMATAIAEGARTLTFVRSRRGAESVALRAAEELALLGRPDFSRRVASYRAGYLAEDRRRLERMLDDGTLLGVATTNALELGIDVGGLDAVVTAGFPGTVASFWQQAGRAGRRGQGSLVVFVARDEPMDTYLVHHPDALLRRPIEQIVFDPTNPYILRGHIYCAAVEKPLSPADVSAWGAEQVVEELTSLGLLRRRPRGWFAADLPDAPITPDTAHDQVNLRGGSGHEVMIVESTTGRLLGTIDTERAPAQVHPGAVYVHQGETYVIESLDLDEYLALAEPKAPEYSTYARSTTDIRIISNPGDSELINPSPGLWVANVDVEVTTQVVGYVAKLADGTILDSVALNMPAQQLTTRAVAYTIDPLALSAMGIAAGDIPGSLHAAEHAAIGMLPLLATCDRWDIGGVSTAEHPDTGLPTVFVYDGHPGGAGFADHGFHRFAEWIEATFLAVTSCPCESGCPSCVQSPKCGNGNNPLDKSGAIKLLSALDTMMKSTTTDQP encoded by the coding sequence TTGCCCGAAAAACATCAATATCCCACAATCGGAACCGAGATTGCAGATCTACTGCAGCGCCGCTACCCCGAGTCGCACTGCACTCATCTCGAAACGATGGCTCCCACCCCTGCCCAGTTCGCCCCGTGGCCAGCGTGGGTTCCCGCCGATTTGGTTGCCTACCTGCAAGATTCGGGAGTGCAGCAGCTTTATGTCCATCAGGAACGCGTCGCAAAGCTGGCGAGGCAGGGCACGCATGTGGTGGTGGCCACGGGCACGAGCTCGGGAAAGTCGCTGGGTTATCTCCTGCCGCCCCTCGCCGAGTTGGCAGCTGATCCGCAGGCTTGTGCTCTTTATCTCACGCCCACAAAGGCCCTGGGCTCGGATCAGCTCCGCAACATTTTGGAGCTCACTCGGCAAGTCCCCAGCTTGAACGGGATAGCCGCGGCGCCCTATGACGGCGACACGCCGACCGAGGCGCGGGCTGGGATCCGCGACAATGCGCGCTTCATTTTCTCCAATCCGGACATGATCCATGCGTCCATGCTCGCCAATCATTCCAGGTGGGGTCGGTTCTTTCGACATTTGAAGTTCGTCATCATTGATGAATGCCATGCCTATCGAGGGATGTTCGGCGCTCACGTCGCCCTCGTTATCCGCAGGTTACGACGCCTCGCCGCCCACTATGGCAGCGATCCGACCTTCATTTTGGCCTCCGCAACCGCCACTGCGCCTGGAGCGCACGCAAGCAACCTCATCGGGTCTGAAGTCGCGGAGGTCACTGAAGACGGCGCTCCTACCGGGGCGCGCACCGTCATGCTGTGGGAACCTGGATTCATCGAAGGACTGTCCGGCGAAAACGGAGCCCCGGTGCGTAGGTCCGCCACCTCGGAAGCCGCCGGCATCATGGCTACGGCCATCGCTGAAGGCGCTCGCACACTCACTTTCGTGAGGTCACGGCGTGGCGCCGAAAGTGTCGCGCTGCGTGCAGCGGAAGAACTCGCACTGCTCGGCCGGCCCGACTTCTCCCGTCGCGTGGCGAGCTACCGCGCAGGCTACCTCGCCGAGGACCGCCGCCGGCTTGAGCGCATGCTTGACGACGGCACCCTCCTAGGAGTCGCCACCACAAACGCCCTCGAATTGGGCATTGACGTCGGTGGATTGGACGCAGTGGTCACTGCCGGCTTTCCCGGAACTGTCGCCTCCTTTTGGCAGCAGGCAGGGCGCGCTGGCCGACGCGGTCAGGGCTCATTGGTAGTGTTCGTCGCACGGGACGAACCCATGGACACTTACCTAGTTCATCACCCAGATGCCCTCCTGCGACGCCCCATCGAGCAAATCGTTTTCGATCCCACCAACCCTTACATTCTCCGCGGGCACATCTACTGCGCTGCTGTAGAAAAGCCGCTTTCACCAGCGGATGTGTCCGCGTGGGGAGCCGAGCAAGTTGTCGAGGAACTCACTTCGCTAGGCCTGCTACGACGTCGCCCTCGCGGGTGGTTCGCCGCCGACCTACCCGATGCGCCAATCACGCCAGATACCGCCCATGACCAGGTGAATTTGCGAGGCGGATCGGGCCACGAAGTGATGATCGTCGAGTCCACCACCGGACGTCTACTCGGCACCATTGACACCGAGCGAGCCCCAGCCCAGGTCCATCCCGGCGCGGTGTACGTGCACCAAGGCGAAACTTATGTCATTGAATCTTTGGACCTCGATGAATACCTCGCTCTCGCTGAACCCAAAGCTCCGGAGTACTCCACCTATGCTCGCAGTACCACTGACATCCGCATCATCAGCAATCCCGGTGACAGCGAACTCATCAATCCGAGTCCTGGCCTGTGGGTGGCCAATGTTGACGTAGAGGTCACCACGCAGGTCGTGGGCTACGTAGCCAAGCTTGCCGACGGCACGATCCTAGATTCGGTTGCCCTCAACATGCCTGCTCAGCAGCTCACGACCCGGGCGGTGGCCTACACCATTGACCCATTGGCACTGTCCGCCATGGGTATCGCCGCTGGTGATATCCCAGGGTCACTACACGCAGCCGAGCATGCCGCCATCGGCATGCTGCCGTTGCTGGCGACATGCGATCGCTGGGACATTGGTGGGGTGTCTACCGCCGAGCATCCAGACACTGGCTTGCCCACTGTCTTTGTGTACGACGGTCACCCCGGTGGGGCTGGGTTCGCCGACCACGGATTCCATCGCTTCGCCGAATGGATTGAAGCCACCTTCCTCGCCGTCACTTCCTGCCCGTGCGAGTCTGGTTGCCCCTCCTGTGTGCAATCACCCAAGTGTGGCAATGGCAATAATCCACTCGACAAGTCGGGCGCAATAAAGCTGCTCAGCGCCCTGGATACCATGATGAAATCCACTACAACGGACCAGCCTTAG
- a CDS encoding DNA polymerase III subunit delta', protein MSENSVFARLAGGAALSSSLIDAALAARQIAAGTVPDSSAMTHAWLFTGPPGSGRSNTAVAFAAALMCTGEIPGCGECPNCRDVLAGKHPDLVHIVPKELSISVDLMRERVVATYLDFPSIADWRVIIIEDADRLSEGAANALLKTVEEPSPRTVIMLCAPSLDPHDISVTLRSRCRHVYVPTPSIAETTRILLADGGISEETAQLAAAATWGHIGRARHLALSEEAQSRRAQVLHLAELVYHREAAFQEVGSLVTRVEKETLAELAPLEDEEVEKVRNSFGAGVRGKGTAKMTKGMESELKELESKHKKRRTRSQRDAFDLALVDLAGLYRDALLLNAGADTSLTHPDFSGLARDLADRNSAAALTSCLDAIMQCRQSLGYNVRPVVALSGLVGRLRKACRVS, encoded by the coding sequence GTGAGCGAAAATTCTGTGTTTGCCCGGCTGGCAGGTGGCGCTGCTCTGAGCTCCTCGCTTATCGACGCCGCCCTGGCCGCCCGCCAGATCGCCGCAGGAACCGTGCCGGATTCCTCAGCGATGACGCACGCCTGGCTGTTTACCGGTCCTCCTGGTTCCGGCCGGTCCAATACCGCTGTGGCGTTCGCTGCAGCTCTCATGTGCACGGGCGAGATCCCTGGTTGTGGCGAGTGTCCGAACTGTCGCGATGTGCTCGCGGGCAAGCACCCTGATTTGGTCCATATCGTTCCCAAAGAGCTGTCGATTTCCGTGGATCTGATGCGCGAACGGGTCGTCGCGACGTACCTCGATTTCCCTTCCATTGCTGATTGGCGAGTCATCATCATTGAGGATGCCGATCGGCTGAGCGAAGGCGCTGCTAACGCGCTGTTGAAGACAGTGGAAGAACCCTCACCACGCACTGTCATCATGCTGTGCGCGCCCTCGCTGGACCCGCATGACATTTCCGTCACCCTGCGCTCGCGTTGCCGCCACGTGTATGTGCCGACGCCTTCCATTGCGGAAACCACCCGCATCCTGCTTGCCGACGGCGGTATCTCCGAAGAAACCGCCCAATTGGCAGCAGCGGCTACCTGGGGACACATCGGCCGAGCCCGCCACTTGGCGCTTTCAGAAGAAGCGCAATCCCGACGCGCACAGGTGCTGCACCTAGCGGAGTTGGTTTACCACCGGGAGGCAGCCTTCCAAGAAGTCGGATCGCTGGTCACACGGGTGGAAAAAGAGACCCTTGCCGAGCTTGCCCCACTCGAAGATGAAGAAGTGGAAAAGGTTCGTAATTCTTTTGGGGCTGGTGTCAGGGGCAAAGGCACCGCGAAGATGACCAAGGGGATGGAATCCGAGCTCAAAGAACTGGAATCTAAGCACAAGAAGCGGCGAACGCGCTCGCAGCGCGACGCTTTCGACCTCGCCCTGGTAGACCTCGCTGGATTGTACCGGGATGCGCTTTTGCTTAACGCAGGTGCTGATACCTCTCTCACGCACCCGGATTTCTCGGGACTCGCTCGTGATTTAGCGGATCGAAACTCCGCTGCAGCGCTTACTTCCTGCCTCGACGCCATCATGCAGTGTCGGCAATCCTTGGGCTACAACGTGCGTCCTGTGGTGGCGTTATCTGGGTTGGTTGGTCGCCTGCGCAAGGCCTGTCGAGTATCCTGA
- a CDS encoding TetR-like C-terminal domain-containing protein — translation MARHILSHAHYDSWASGFQELLEYMHQHRPQVHAILKSLRKAEMERFFFRALRQMMAAIVAELSIGHTLDDADQKFIIDHYTLAVLGHLSHWIATGMKDDPAELVRRLQFVMQGHVLESIERYAIGFVQPKDSRLLDPSSCADQIAGDNQAS, via the coding sequence GTGGCGCGTCACATTCTTTCTCATGCGCACTATGATTCCTGGGCATCTGGTTTCCAGGAGCTTTTGGAGTATATGCACCAACATCGGCCGCAGGTCCACGCGATCCTAAAGTCTTTGCGGAAGGCTGAAATGGAGCGGTTCTTCTTCCGGGCGTTGCGACAAATGATGGCGGCGATCGTGGCGGAGCTGTCGATCGGACACACCCTTGATGACGCAGATCAGAAATTCATCATTGACCACTACACCTTGGCAGTGCTAGGACACCTCTCGCACTGGATAGCAACGGGAATGAAGGACGACCCAGCGGAACTTGTACGACGGCTACAGTTTGTCATGCAGGGACATGTGCTGGAATCGATCGAACGCTATGCCATCGGTTTTGTTCAGCCAAAAGATAGCCGGTTATTAGACCCCAGCAGCTGTGCCGATCAGATTGCGGGAGACAATCAGGCGAGCTAG
- the topA gene encoding type I DNA topoisomerase, producing the protein MSAVAGTEPGVKRLVIVESATKAKKIQPYLGKDYIVEASVGHIRDLPRGAADVPAKYKKEPWARLGVDTDNGFSPLYVVSADKKKKVADLKAKLKDVDELLLATDPDREGEAIAWHLLEVLKPKVPVKRMVFNEITKPAIIAAAENTRDLDENLVDAQETRRILDRLYGYEVSPVLWKKVMPRLSAGRVQSVATRVIVERERERMAFISAQYWDLIAEFNTGKPETAENPSQFAARLTALSGKRVALGRDFNDRGELKGKDVVVITESQAKALADALTGQPMRVANVEEKPYTRRPYPPFMTSTLQQEAGRKLHFTSERTMRIAQRLYENGHITYMRTDSTTLSQAGINAARQQVKELYGAQFVAAQPRQYTRKVKNSQEAHEAIRPAGETFTTPGQLHGQLDAEEFKLYELIWQRTVASQMADARGTSMKVTIAGSAASGEDVEFAATGRTITFPGFLKAYVETSRLEDGRDVADNAEKRLPRLTEGDPLGVDKLEAEGHSTNPPARYTEASLVKKMEDLGIGRPSTYASIIKTIQDRGYVLPRGNALVPSWVAFAVVGLLEQNFSSLVDYDFTSSMEDELDDIAAGNEDRTEWLTGFYFGNAEASEATADSIARLGGLKALVGDNLEHIDAREVNSLKLFEDSEGRPIFVRVGRYGAYLERVVGRTAEGEPEYQRANLPESTTPDELSLEAAEKLFAIPQGGRELGVNPANGRMIVAKDGRFGPYVIEQVRDEERATVEAEAEKIVAAERAEEDAQRKAEGKRAKNWDTKTAAAQKEKRINQIIEETLKPGTASLFSTMEPASVTLEEALRLLSLPREVGVDPSDNEVITAQNGRYGPYLKKGNDSRSLANEEQIFSITLDEARAIYAEPKRRGRGATTATPPLKVLGDNDVSGKPMVIKDGRFGPYITDGTTNASLRKGDSPETMTDARANELLSERRAKEAANPAPAKKAGKKAAKKTTKKAAKKAVKQTTKRVVKAGAKKR; encoded by the coding sequence GTGTCCGCTGTGGCAGGTACTGAGCCGGGCGTAAAGCGCCTAGTGATTGTGGAGTCGGCGACCAAGGCGAAGAAAATTCAGCCCTACTTGGGGAAGGATTACATCGTTGAAGCGTCTGTCGGCCACATTCGTGACTTGCCGCGCGGTGCCGCGGACGTGCCCGCGAAGTACAAGAAAGAGCCGTGGGCTCGCTTGGGAGTGGACACTGACAATGGTTTTTCGCCTCTTTACGTGGTCAGCGCAGACAAAAAGAAGAAGGTCGCGGATCTGAAGGCCAAGCTCAAGGACGTCGATGAGCTTCTGCTGGCAACTGACCCCGACCGCGAGGGCGAGGCAATTGCTTGGCACTTGCTGGAGGTTTTGAAGCCAAAGGTGCCGGTTAAGCGCATGGTTTTCAATGAGATCACCAAGCCAGCCATCATTGCGGCTGCGGAAAACACCCGCGATTTGGACGAAAACCTCGTCGACGCGCAGGAAACCCGCCGCATTTTGGACCGCCTCTACGGCTACGAAGTTTCGCCGGTGCTGTGGAAGAAAGTGATGCCACGGCTATCCGCGGGACGCGTTCAATCTGTCGCTACTCGCGTGATTGTGGAGCGGGAACGCGAGCGCATGGCGTTCATTTCCGCACAGTACTGGGACCTTATCGCGGAATTTAACACGGGCAAGCCGGAAACCGCGGAGAATCCCAGCCAGTTCGCTGCTCGTTTGACGGCGCTGTCCGGCAAGCGCGTCGCCCTGGGACGCGATTTCAATGACCGCGGTGAGCTCAAAGGCAAAGATGTCGTCGTCATCACGGAAAGCCAAGCTAAGGCGCTTGCCGACGCGCTGACCGGCCAACCCATGCGGGTGGCCAATGTTGAGGAGAAGCCGTACACGCGTCGGCCATACCCACCGTTCATGACGTCGACGCTGCAGCAAGAGGCGGGCCGCAAGCTGCACTTTACCTCGGAACGCACGATGCGCATCGCGCAGCGCCTGTACGAAAATGGCCACATCACCTATATGCGTACGGACTCGACCACTCTGTCGCAGGCCGGCATTAATGCCGCTCGGCAGCAGGTCAAGGAGCTGTACGGTGCACAATTTGTGGCCGCTCAGCCTCGCCAGTACACCCGCAAGGTGAAGAACTCGCAGGAAGCCCACGAGGCTATTCGGCCCGCGGGTGAAACATTCACCACCCCAGGGCAGTTGCACGGCCAACTCGACGCCGAAGAATTTAAGCTCTACGAGCTTATTTGGCAGCGCACCGTCGCTTCGCAAATGGCGGACGCGCGTGGCACGTCCATGAAGGTGACCATCGCCGGTAGTGCCGCCAGTGGCGAGGATGTCGAGTTCGCCGCCACGGGTCGTACCATCACCTTCCCGGGCTTCTTGAAGGCCTATGTGGAAACTTCCCGTCTCGAGGATGGGCGCGATGTAGCGGACAATGCCGAAAAGCGACTGCCACGGCTTACAGAGGGCGATCCATTGGGCGTCGATAAGCTGGAGGCGGAAGGTCATTCCACGAATCCTCCTGCGCGCTACACCGAGGCGAGCCTCGTGAAGAAGATGGAGGACCTGGGGATTGGGCGTCCGTCGACGTATGCGAGCATCATCAAGACGATTCAAGATCGTGGCTACGTGCTGCCACGTGGCAATGCGCTCGTGCCGAGTTGGGTGGCGTTCGCGGTGGTTGGTCTTTTGGAGCAGAATTTTTCCTCGCTCGTTGACTACGACTTTACGTCCTCGATGGAAGATGAACTCGATGACATTGCAGCCGGCAACGAGGACCGCACCGAGTGGCTCACCGGTTTCTACTTCGGCAATGCCGAGGCCTCCGAAGCTACGGCCGACTCCATCGCGCGCCTCGGCGGGTTGAAGGCCCTGGTCGGCGATAACCTAGAGCATATCGACGCCCGTGAGGTCAACTCCCTCAAGCTGTTCGAAGACTCCGAAGGGCGCCCAATTTTTGTTCGAGTCGGACGCTATGGTGCGTACCTTGAGCGAGTCGTCGGCCGCACCGCGGAAGGCGAGCCTGAGTACCAGCGTGCCAACCTGCCGGAATCCACCACTCCGGATGAGCTTTCGCTTGAGGCAGCCGAGAAGCTCTTTGCCATTCCACAAGGCGGGCGTGAGCTGGGTGTGAATCCGGCGAACGGTCGCATGATCGTGGCTAAGGATGGTCGCTTTGGCCCGTACGTCATCGAGCAGGTTCGCGATGAAGAGCGCGCCACGGTGGAGGCCGAAGCCGAAAAGATCGTGGCCGCTGAGCGCGCAGAAGAAGACGCGCAACGCAAGGCGGAAGGCAAGCGGGCCAAGAACTGGGATACCAAGACGGCCGCTGCCCAGAAGGAAAAGCGGATCAACCAGATCATCGAGGAAACTCTCAAACCTGGAACGGCTTCGCTCTTTTCGACGATGGAGCCGGCCTCGGTCACCTTGGAAGAAGCCCTGCGCTTGCTGTCCCTACCGCGGGAAGTCGGTGTCGATCCTTCGGACAACGAGGTCATTACAGCCCAAAACGGCCGGTACGGCCCGTACCTGAAGAAGGGCAACGATTCGCGGTCGCTGGCCAACGAGGAACAGATCTTCAGTATCACCCTCGACGAAGCACGCGCTATCTACGCCGAGCCGAAACGACGCGGTCGTGGCGCCACCACCGCCACCCCGCCGTTGAAGGTGCTGGGGGATAACGATGTTTCGGGCAAGCCAATGGTCATCAAGGATGGTCGATTCGGCCCATACATCACCGATGGCACCACCAATGCGTCGCTGCGCAAGGGTGATTCGCCGGAGACGATGACGGACGCTCGAGCCAACGAGCTGTTGTCTGAACGTCGCGCCAAGGAGGCCGCGAACCCGGCTCCCGCGAAGAAGGCGGGGAAGAAGGCTGCCAAGAAGACCACTAAGAAAGCCGCGAAGAAAGCGGTGAAGCAGACCACGAAGCGCGTGGTGAAGGCGGGTGCGAAGAAGCGCTAA